Proteins from a genomic interval of Caulobacter rhizosphaerae:
- the mce gene encoding methylmalonyl-CoA epimerase — MIGKLNHVGVATPSIDESLKMYRDLLGATSHTDKWAMPEQGVWVCFVNLPNSQIELIEPYGEASPIHGFLAKNPKGGQHHICFEVENIYQARDSLVAKGATVLGEPRIGAHGTLIIFVHPKDMGGMLVELMETPKDAH, encoded by the coding sequence ATGATCGGCAAGCTCAACCACGTCGGCGTCGCGACCCCCTCCATCGACGAGTCGCTGAAGATGTACCGCGACCTGCTGGGCGCGACCTCGCACACCGACAAGTGGGCCATGCCCGAGCAGGGCGTCTGGGTCTGTTTCGTCAACCTGCCCAACAGCCAGATCGAGCTGATCGAACCCTATGGCGAGGCCTCGCCGATCCATGGCTTCCTGGCCAAGAACCCCAAGGGCGGCCAGCACCACATCTGCTTCGAGGTCGAGAACATCTATCAAGCTCGCGACAGCCTGGTCGCCAAGGGCGCCACCGTGCTGGGCGAGCCTCGGATCGGCGCCCATGGTACGCTGATCATCTTCGTTCACCCGAAAGACATGGGCGGCATGCTGGTCGAGCTCATGGAAACCCCCAAGGACGCTCACTGA
- a CDS encoding rhomboid family intramembrane serine protease, producing the protein MDETSPPAEATRPIAPEPEPEPRWRQTLRLMTGEAWALGALTAVLWIVSGVQLLGKTQGWDETMLALGSLYPPYFRQGFWWTPLTHIFLHGGLLHIVMNTSALVSLGPAIAVRLGRDLKGALLFWTFFLICGLAGGLLFLVLHWNGEISAVGASGAICGLWGAVARLTPDGGLTPILSSQVGKQTWSFIVMNLVLVAIGFGLGMASGEGGLMIAWECHVGGFIAGLFLVEMFPARYWWLRQPA; encoded by the coding sequence ATGGACGAGACCAGCCCGCCCGCCGAGGCGACGCGGCCGATCGCTCCCGAGCCCGAGCCCGAGCCCCGCTGGCGCCAGACCCTGCGTCTGATGACCGGTGAGGCCTGGGCGCTGGGCGCGCTCACGGCGGTCCTGTGGATCGTGTCCGGTGTCCAGCTGCTGGGCAAGACGCAGGGCTGGGACGAGACCATGCTCGCCCTGGGCAGCCTCTACCCGCCGTACTTCCGGCAAGGGTTCTGGTGGACACCGCTGACGCACATCTTCCTGCATGGCGGGCTGCTGCACATCGTGATGAACACCAGCGCCCTGGTCAGCCTGGGGCCGGCGATCGCCGTGCGCCTGGGGCGGGACCTGAAGGGCGCTCTGCTGTTCTGGACCTTCTTCCTGATCTGCGGCCTGGCGGGCGGGCTGCTGTTTCTTGTCCTGCACTGGAACGGCGAGATCTCGGCTGTCGGGGCCTCGGGCGCGATCTGCGGCCTGTGGGGCGCGGTGGCCCGGTTGACGCCGGACGGGGGCCTGACACCGATCCTCTCCAGCCAGGTCGGCAAACAGACCTGGTCGTTCATCGTCATGAACCTGGTGCTGGTCGCCATCGGTTTCGGCCTTGGCATGGCGTCGGGGGAGGGCGGGCTGATGATCGCCTGGGAATGCCATGTCGGCGGCTTCATCGCCGGGCTGTTCCTGGTCGAGATGTTTCCCGCACGATATTGGTGGCTCCGCCAGCCGGCCTGA
- a CDS encoding ribonuclease J, protein MTKYTDKPSPKDELVFLPLGGSNEIGMNFNLYGYGPADDRKWIVVDLGVTFGDQTTPGVEIILPDPEFIEAYADDIIGIVLTHAHEDHLGAVHWLWPRLKAPVYATPFTAFLLREKLRDARLLDEVPITEIPLSGSFDLGPFHLEMVTLTHSIPEPNGLAIKTPLGTILHTGDWKIDPDPQLGGPTDIEAIKRLGDEGVLAMVCDSTNVFVDGEAGSEADVRVAMNRLIKGLTGKIAVACFASNVARMDTVIRAAQAAGRKVCLAGRSMHRMAAAARHVGLLEGLEPFITDDQAKYLPENEVLFLCTGSQGEARAALARIAEGTHPHVKLSQGDHVIFSSRVIPGNEIPIRNLQNKLADRGVRLHTERDTPGIHVSGHPCRDELKQMYQWARPTIAVPTHGERRHLIEHAAFAKDLQVPHAVSPRNGDMVLLAPGHPQIIDEVPSGRLYVDGGVVTPENGEALRERRHAAFNGMLAVSVVLDGRNKIVSGPQVRGLGLAGDAEYPLDDALDDLAEEAETAFKRLSGDQCEIDEAIESALSKAVKKAAFRIWERKPVVETTVLRI, encoded by the coding sequence ATGACCAAATATACCGACAAGCCTTCCCCCAAGGACGAACTCGTCTTCCTGCCGCTGGGCGGGTCGAACGAGATCGGCATGAACTTCAATCTGTACGGCTACGGCCCGGCGGACGACCGCAAGTGGATCGTCGTCGACCTGGGCGTGACCTTCGGCGACCAGACGACGCCCGGCGTCGAGATCATCCTGCCCGACCCCGAATTCATCGAGGCCTATGCCGACGACATCATCGGCATCGTCCTGACCCACGCCCACGAAGACCACCTGGGCGCCGTGCACTGGCTGTGGCCGCGCCTGAAGGCGCCGGTCTACGCCACGCCCTTCACCGCCTTCCTGCTGCGCGAGAAGCTGCGCGACGCGCGTCTGTTGGACGAGGTGCCGATCACCGAGATCCCGCTGAGCGGCAGCTTCGATCTGGGTCCGTTCCACCTTGAGATGGTCACGCTGACCCACTCGATCCCGGAGCCGAACGGCCTGGCGATCAAGACGCCGCTGGGCACGATCCTGCACACCGGCGACTGGAAGATCGACCCCGATCCCCAGCTGGGCGGCCCCACGGACATCGAGGCCATCAAGCGCCTCGGCGACGAGGGCGTGCTGGCCATGGTCTGCGACAGCACCAACGTCTTCGTCGATGGCGAGGCCGGTTCCGAAGCCGACGTCCGCGTGGCGATGAACCGGCTGATCAAGGGCCTGACCGGCAAGATCGCCGTGGCCTGCTTCGCCTCGAACGTGGCCCGGATGGACACGGTGATCCGCGCCGCCCAGGCCGCCGGCCGCAAGGTCTGCCTGGCCGGACGCTCGATGCACCGGATGGCCGCCGCCGCCCGTCACGTGGGCCTGCTGGAGGGCCTGGAGCCCTTCATCACCGACGACCAGGCCAAGTACCTGCCCGAGAATGAGGTTCTGTTCCTGTGCACCGGCAGCCAGGGCGAGGCCCGCGCGGCCCTGGCCCGGATCGCCGAAGGCACCCACCCGCACGTCAAGCTCTCGCAGGGCGACCACGTGATCTTTTCCTCGCGGGTCATTCCGGGCAACGAGATTCCGATCCGCAACCTGCAGAACAAGCTGGCCGACCGCGGCGTGCGCCTGCACACCGAGCGCGACACCCCCGGCATCCATGTCAGCGGCCACCCGTGCCGCGACGAGCTCAAGCAGATGTACCAGTGGGCCCGGCCGACCATCGCCGTGCCGACCCATGGCGAGCGCCGCCACCTGATCGAGCACGCCGCCTTCGCCAAGGACCTGCAGGTGCCGCACGCGGTCAGCCCGCGCAACGGCGACATGGTGCTGCTGGCCCCCGGCCATCCCCAGATCATCGACGAGGTCCCGTCGGGCCGCCTCTATGTCGACGGCGGGGTGGTGACGCCCGAGAACGGCGAGGCCCTGCGCGAGCGGCGCCACGCGGCGTTCAACGGAATGCTGGCCGTTTCCGTCGTGCTGGACGGCCGCAACAAGATCGTCTCGGGCCCGCAGGTCCGCGGCCTGGGTCTGGCGGGCGACGCCGAATATCCGCTGGACGACGCCCTGGACGACCTGGCGGAGGAGGCCGAGACCGCCTTCAAGCGCCTGAGCGGCGACCAGTGCGAGATCGACGAGGCGATCGAGAGCGCCCTGTCCAAGGCCGTGAAGAAGGCCGCCTTCCGCATCTGGGAACGCAAGCCCGTGGTCGAGACCACGGTCCTGCGGATCTGA
- a CDS encoding type III pantothenate kinase, producing MMLLAIEQGNTNTMFAIHDGETWIAQWRAATESTRTADEYVVWLSQLLSMQGLGFRAIDSVIISSVVPQSIFNLRNLSRRYFGVEPLVIGENAKLGVEVRIDKPSEAGADRLVNAVGAHMVYPGPLIVIDSGTATTFDIVGADGAFEGGIIAPGINLSMQALHEAAAKLPRIAIQRPAGNRVVGTDTVSAMQSGVFWGYISLIEGLVARIKAERAEPMTVVATGGVASLFEGATDSIDHFDSDLTIRGLLEIHRRNTHLET from the coding sequence CTGATGCTGCTGGCCATCGAACAGGGCAACACCAACACCATGTTCGCCATCCACGATGGCGAAACGTGGATCGCCCAGTGGCGCGCGGCCACCGAGAGCACGCGCACGGCCGACGAATACGTGGTCTGGCTGTCGCAGCTGCTGTCGATGCAGGGCCTGGGCTTCCGGGCCATCGACTCGGTGATCATCTCCAGCGTCGTGCCGCAGTCGATCTTCAACCTGCGCAACCTGTCGCGCCGCTATTTCGGCGTCGAGCCGCTGGTGATCGGCGAGAACGCCAAGCTGGGCGTCGAGGTGCGGATCGACAAGCCGTCCGAGGCCGGGGCCGACCGCCTGGTCAACGCCGTGGGCGCGCACATGGTCTATCCGGGTCCGTTGATCGTCATCGACAGCGGCACGGCCACCACCTTCGACATCGTCGGCGCGGACGGGGCGTTCGAGGGCGGCATCATCGCGCCCGGCATCAACCTGTCCATGCAGGCCCTGCACGAGGCCGCCGCCAAGCTGCCGCGCATCGCCATCCAGCGTCCGGCCGGCAACCGCGTCGTCGGGACCGACACCGTCAGCGCCATGCAGTCGGGCGTGTTCTGGGGCTATATCTCGCTGATCGAGGGCCTAGTGGCCCGCATCAAGGCCGAACGGGCCGAACCCATGACCGTGGTCGCCACCGGCGGCGTCGCCTCGCTGTTCGAAGGCGCCACCGACAGCATCGACCACTTCGATTCAGATCTGACCATCCGTGGTCTCCTCGAAATTCATCGCCGTAACACCCATCTAGAGACGTAA
- a CDS encoding biotin--[acetyl-CoA-carboxylase] ligase, translating to MTGPTSTFEVPPVVVLDEIDSTNAEARRRAEAGEAGPVWIVGLRQTAGRGRRGRAWETGAGNLAATLLFTTEKPPGEAAQVTFVAALAVADLLGAYVSPGLVSLKWPNDPLLGGLKVSGVLVESGTRPAGGLWIAVGVGVNLARKPIDSERPATALTTYLVTPPTPVEAIEVLAGAFARWEDVWLRLGFPAIADAWTARAHGLGQTCVARLGAETLEGIAEGLDGDGALRLRLADGHLRRVTAGDVFFGEAS from the coding sequence GTGACGGGCCCGACCTCGACCTTCGAAGTCCCGCCCGTCGTCGTCCTGGACGAGATCGACTCGACCAACGCCGAGGCCCGTCGTCGCGCGGAAGCGGGCGAGGCGGGCCCGGTCTGGATCGTCGGCCTGCGCCAGACCGCCGGGCGGGGCCGGCGTGGTCGCGCCTGGGAGACCGGGGCCGGCAACCTGGCCGCCACCCTGCTGTTCACGACCGAAAAGCCGCCGGGCGAGGCCGCCCAGGTGACGTTCGTCGCCGCCCTCGCCGTGGCGGACCTGCTGGGCGCCTATGTGTCGCCCGGTCTCGTCAGTCTGAAATGGCCGAACGATCCGCTGCTGGGCGGACTGAAGGTCAGCGGCGTGCTGGTGGAGTCCGGGACCCGGCCGGCCGGCGGCCTGTGGATCGCCGTCGGCGTCGGGGTGAACCTGGCCCGCAAGCCGATCGACAGCGAACGCCCGGCCACGGCCCTGACCACCTATCTGGTCACGCCGCCGACGCCCGTGGAGGCGATCGAGGTGCTGGCGGGCGCCTTCGCCCGCTGGGAAGACGTCTGGCTGCGGCTGGGCTTCCCCGCGATCGCCGACGCCTGGACGGCCCGCGCCCACGGCCTGGGTCAAACCTGCGTCGCTCGCCTCGGTGCGGAGACCCTCGAGGGGATCGCCGAAGGCCTGGACGGCGACGGCGCGCTGCGTCTTCGTCTGGCCGACGGCCATTTGCGGCGGGTGACCGCCGGCGACGTCTTCTTCGGAGAGGCCTCCTGA
- the nuoN gene encoding NADH-quinone oxidoreductase subunit NuoN, which produces MTFAANFSLVLPEVILGASALVLLVWGAFHGKVTPLFTGAAVLALLGAAAAAVVGPHGHAFNGVYAADAAATYAKVAIYGFSALAIVLGDRWLAVRGDQKFEYAVLVILSALGMGVTASAGDLISLYVGVELQSLALYVLAAFRRDDAKSSEAGLKYFVLGALSSGLLLYGASLIYGFAGSTRFEDIAAVAHGTHGMGLLFGLVFLLCGLAFKVSAAPFHMWTPDVYEGAPTPVVGFFAAAPKLAAMMMFARVLGDAFPDSVAQWRQILVITALASVFVGAFAGLAQNNLKRLWAYSSIANVGYALLGVATGGETGLHSMLLFMTLYMVDVTGFFACLQALSRDGKPMETIEDMAGLVKHRPGVAVAMTAFSLSALGMPPFSGFWAKFYVFGAAMGSGDVLLQWAAVLGLVGSVVAAFYYLRLIKTMWFDAAEGAVDKPQPIARAVGFVAAAFSFPVVLVALIWLDPAARAAAAAFGHA; this is translated from the coding sequence ATGACGTTCGCCGCCAACTTCTCCCTCGTTCTTCCCGAAGTCATCCTCGGGGCCTCGGCCCTGGTGTTGCTGGTCTGGGGCGCGTTCCACGGCAAGGTCACCCCGCTGTTCACCGGCGCGGCCGTCCTGGCCCTGCTGGGCGCGGCCGCGGCCGCCGTGGTCGGGCCGCACGGCCACGCCTTCAACGGCGTCTACGCCGCCGACGCCGCCGCCACCTACGCCAAGGTCGCGATCTACGGCTTCAGCGCCCTGGCCATCGTGCTGGGCGACCGCTGGCTGGCCGTCCGCGGCGACCAGAAGTTCGAATACGCCGTGCTGGTGATCCTGTCGGCGCTGGGCATGGGCGTCACCGCCTCGGCCGGCGACCTGATCAGCCTCTATGTCGGCGTCGAGCTGCAGTCCCTGGCGCTGTACGTGCTGGCCGCCTTCCGCCGCGACGACGCCAAGTCGTCGGAAGCGGGCTTGAAGTACTTCGTGCTGGGCGCGCTGTCGTCGGGCCTGCTGCTGTACGGCGCCTCGCTGATCTACGGCTTCGCCGGCTCGACCCGCTTCGAGGACATCGCCGCCGTGGCCCACGGGACGCACGGCATGGGCCTGCTGTTCGGCCTGGTGTTCCTGCTGTGCGGCCTGGCGTTCAAGGTCTCGGCCGCGCCGTTCCACATGTGGACGCCCGACGTCTACGAAGGCGCCCCGACCCCGGTCGTCGGCTTCTTCGCCGCCGCGCCCAAGCTGGCCGCGATGATGATGTTCGCCCGCGTGCTGGGCGACGCCTTCCCGGACTCGGTGGCCCAGTGGCGCCAGATCCTGGTGATCACCGCCCTGGCCTCGGTCTTCGTCGGCGCCTTCGCCGGCCTGGCCCAGAACAACCTCAAGCGCCTGTGGGCCTACAGCTCGATCGCCAATGTCGGCTACGCCCTGCTGGGCGTGGCGACCGGCGGCGAGACCGGCCTGCATTCGATGCTGCTGTTCATGACCCTGTACATGGTCGACGTCACCGGCTTCTTTGCTTGTCTTCAAGCCTTGTCGCGCGACGGCAAGCCGATGGAGACCATCGAGGACATGGCGGGGCTGGTGAAGCACCGTCCGGGCGTCGCCGTGGCCATGACGGCGTTCTCGCTGTCGGCCCTGGGCATGCCGCCGTTCTCGGGCTTCTGGGCCAAGTTCTATGTCTTCGGCGCGGCCATGGGCTCGGGCGACGTGCTGCTGCAATGGGCGGCGGTGCTGGGCCTGGTCGGCAGCGTGGTCGCGGCGTTCTACTATCTGCGCCTGATCAAGACGATGTGGTTCGACGCCGCCGAAGGCGCGGTCGACAAGCCCCAACCGATCGCCCGCGCGGTCGGCTTCGTGGCCGCGGCCTTCTCGTTCCCGGTCGTGCTGGTCGCCCTGATCTGGCTCGATCCCGCAGCCAGGGCCGCCGCGGCGGCCTTTGGCCACGCGTGA
- a CDS encoding NADH-quinone oxidoreductase subunit M: protein MTGLLSLTTFAPLVGVVLLLGARALHGDNAKTDTLAKWIALATTLVTFALSVVLVAQFDAKNPGFQFVEDLNWFAGLHYRMGVDGISILFVLLTTFLLPICIIAGWKSVDKRVVEYLICFLVLETLVVGVFCALDLILFYLFFEGGLVPMFLIIGIWGGKRRVYAAYKFFLYTLLGSVLMLAAILSMIAIAHTSSIPALMVFKFAPWLQTWLWLAFFASFAVKMPMWPVHTWLPDAHVEAPTAGSVILAGILLKMGGYGFLRFSLPMFPNASELFQPLVFAMSAIAIVYTSLVAFRQTDIKKLIAYSSVAHMGFVTMGIFSGNAQGEQGAIFQMLSHGLISGALFLCVGVVYDRMHTREIAFYGGLTNRMPWYAAVFMLFTMGNVGLPGTSGFVGEILTMTGTYKASTWTALVATTGVILSAVYALNLYRRVMFGEIVNPELKTITDLDAREILIFAPLIIGTLVLGVYPNLIFNLTASSVDGLVGAWRAAVGG from the coding sequence ATGACCGGCCTGCTTAGCCTCACCACCTTCGCCCCGCTCGTCGGCGTGGTCCTGCTGCTGGGCGCGCGCGCCTTGCACGGCGACAACGCCAAGACGGACACCCTGGCCAAGTGGATCGCCCTGGCGACCACCCTGGTCACCTTCGCCCTGTCGGTCGTGCTGGTCGCCCAGTTCGACGCCAAGAACCCGGGCTTCCAGTTCGTTGAAGACCTCAACTGGTTCGCGGGCCTGCACTACCGGATGGGCGTGGACGGGATCTCGATCCTGTTCGTGCTGCTGACCACCTTCCTGCTGCCGATCTGCATCATCGCCGGCTGGAAGTCGGTCGACAAACGCGTGGTCGAATACCTGATCTGCTTCCTGGTCCTCGAGACCCTGGTGGTCGGCGTGTTCTGCGCCCTGGACCTGATCCTATTCTACCTCTTCTTTGAGGGCGGCCTGGTCCCGATGTTCCTGATCATCGGCATCTGGGGCGGCAAGCGCCGGGTCTACGCGGCCTACAAGTTCTTCCTCTACACCCTGCTCGGCTCGGTGCTGATGCTGGCGGCCATCCTGTCGATGATCGCCATCGCCCACACCTCGTCGATCCCGGCGCTGATGGTCTTCAAGTTCGCCCCGTGGCTGCAGACCTGGCTGTGGCTGGCCTTCTTCGCCAGCTTCGCGGTCAAGATGCCGATGTGGCCGGTCCACACCTGGCTGCCCGACGCCCACGTCGAGGCGCCGACGGCCGGTTCGGTGATCCTGGCGGGCATCCTGCTGAAGATGGGCGGCTATGGCTTCCTGCGCTTCAGCCTGCCGATGTTCCCCAACGCCTCGGAGCTGTTCCAGCCCCTGGTGTTCGCGATGTCGGCCATCGCCATCGTCTACACCTCGCTGGTCGCCTTCCGTCAGACCGACATCAAGAAGCTGATCGCCTATTCGTCGGTGGCCCACATGGGCTTCGTGACCATGGGCATCTTCTCCGGCAACGCCCAGGGCGAGCAGGGCGCGATCTTCCAGATGCTGAGCCACGGCCTGATCTCGGGCGCGCTCTTCCTCTGCGTCGGCGTGGTCTATGACCGCATGCACACCCGCGAGATCGCCTTCTATGGCGGCCTCACCAACCGCATGCCCTGGTATGCCGCGGTGTTCATGCTGTTCACCATGGGCAATGTCGGCCTGCCGGGCACATCGGGCTTCGTCGGCGAGATCCTGACCATGACCGGGACCTACAAGGCCTCGACCTGGACGGCGCTGGTGGCCACCACGGGCGTGATCCTGTCGGCCGTCTATGCGCTGAACCTGTACCGCCGCGTGATGTTCGGCGAGATCGTCAATCCCGAGCTCAAGACCATCACCGACCTGGACGCCCGTGAAATCCTGATCTTCGCCCCGCTGATCATCGGCACCCTGGTGCTCGGCGTTTATCCCAATCTCATCTTCAACCTGACCGCGTCGTCCGTCGACGGGCTCGTCGGCGCCTGGCGCGCCGCCGTGGGCGGGTGA
- the nuoL gene encoding NADH-quinone oxidoreductase subunit L: MQTLVTILVLAPLLAAIIAGLFGRRIGNVASQAVTTGALILSCALGWYTFSQWTWGHMEAFTVNLLPFIHVGNFVSNWSVRIDALSSVMLIVVTTVSALVHIYSWGYMAEDDSKPRFFAYLSLFTFAMLALVTAADFMQLFFGWEGVGLASYLLIGFWFKKSTASAAAIKAFVVNRVGDFGFALGIMTVFWAYGTINFHDLFQMIAASAPRTWQFAGHTFPLVDIACFLLFIGAMGKSAQFFLHTWLPDAMEGPTPVSALIHAATMVTAGVYMLCLLSPMFEYAPVAKNIVTVIGAITALFAATVGLTQNDIKRVIAYSTCSQLGYMFFAAGVGAYQAAMFHLFTHAFFKALLFLGAGSVIHGMHHEQDMRKYGALAKLLPVTFIAMTIGTIAITGLGFPPLHLGFAGFYSKDTIIEAAYAAGTHNGVAMFAWVIGVLVAGLTSFYSWRLAFFTFNGTARWGHDDHHAADHGHDAHAAHGHDDHAHAETHDEPLPDDAHGAHGHDDHGHGHDHKPHESPWVMLFPLIVLSIGAVFAGFVFTDFFVGHHQQEFWRGAIYNAPTNHVLHEAHEVPELVKWSPLVASILGLAIAVWVYLIKGNERLGAALAARNGPLYVFFYNKWFFDELYQATFVRAAKFLGDLFWKGGDQKLIDGLGPDGVSAVSYEVGRRTGKLQSGYLYHYAFVMLLGVAGLLTFALYAFR; encoded by the coding sequence GTGCAGACTCTCGTCACCATCCTCGTCCTTGCGCCGCTGCTCGCCGCGATCATCGCCGGCCTGTTCGGCCGCCGCATCGGCAACGTCGCCTCGCAGGCCGTCACCACGGGCGCGCTGATCCTCAGCTGCGCCCTGGGCTGGTACACCTTCAGCCAGTGGACCTGGGGCCACATGGAGGCCTTCACGGTCAACCTGCTGCCCTTCATCCACGTCGGGAACTTCGTCTCCAACTGGTCGGTCCGCATCGACGCCCTGTCGAGCGTGATGCTGATCGTGGTGACGACGGTCTCGGCCCTCGTGCACATCTATTCCTGGGGCTACATGGCCGAGGACGACAGCAAGCCGCGGTTCTTCGCGTACCTGTCGCTGTTCACGTTCGCCATGCTGGCCCTGGTCACCGCCGCCGACTTCATGCAGCTGTTCTTCGGCTGGGAAGGGGTGGGCCTGGCCTCGTACCTGCTGATCGGCTTCTGGTTCAAGAAGTCGACCGCCAGCGCCGCGGCGATCAAGGCCTTCGTCGTCAACCGGGTCGGGGACTTCGGTTTCGCGCTCGGCATCATGACGGTGTTCTGGGCCTACGGCACGATCAACTTCCACGACCTGTTCCAGATGATCGCCGCCAGCGCGCCGCGCACCTGGCAGTTCGCCGGCCACACCTTCCCGCTGGTCGACATCGCCTGCTTCCTGCTGTTCATCGGCGCCATGGGCAAGTCGGCGCAGTTCTTCCTGCACACCTGGCTGCCGGACGCCATGGAGGGCCCGACCCCGGTCTCGGCCCTGATCCACGCGGCGACCATGGTCACCGCCGGCGTCTACATGCTGTGCCTGCTGTCGCCGATGTTCGAATACGCGCCCGTCGCCAAGAACATCGTCACGGTGATCGGCGCGATCACGGCCCTGTTCGCGGCCACGGTCGGCCTGACCCAGAACGACATCAAGCGGGTCATCGCCTATTCGACCTGTTCGCAGCTGGGCTACATGTTCTTCGCGGCCGGCGTCGGCGCCTACCAGGCGGCGATGTTCCACCTGTTCACCCACGCCTTCTTCAAGGCGCTGCTGTTCCTGGGCGCCGGTTCGGTGATCCACGGCATGCACCATGAGCAGGACATGCGGAAATACGGCGCCCTGGCCAAGCTGCTGCCCGTGACCTTCATCGCCATGACCATCGGTACGATCGCCATCACGGGCCTGGGCTTCCCGCCGCTGCACCTGGGCTTCGCCGGCTTCTACTCGAAGGACACCATCATCGAGGCCGCCTACGCCGCGGGCACGCACAACGGCGTGGCCATGTTCGCGTGGGTGATCGGCGTGCTGGTGGCCGGCCTGACCTCGTTCTACTCCTGGCGCCTGGCGTTCTTCACCTTCAACGGCACGGCCCGCTGGGGTCATGACGATCATCACGCCGCCGATCACGGGCATGACGCGCACGCCGCCCATGGTCATGACGACCACGCCCACGCCGAAACCCATGACGAGCCGCTTCCGGACGATGCTCATGGCGCCCATGGGCACGACGACCACGGTCACGGCCATGACCACAAGCCGCACGAGAGCCCGTGGGTGATGCTGTTCCCGCTGATCGTGCTGTCGATCGGCGCGGTCTTCGCCGGCTTCGTGTTCACCGACTTCTTCGTCGGCCATCACCAGCAGGAATTCTGGCGCGGCGCGATCTACAACGCCCCGACCAACCACGTGCTGCACGAGGCCCACGAGGTCCCCGAGCTGGTGAAGTGGAGCCCGCTGGTCGCCTCGATCCTGGGCCTGGCGATCGCCGTCTGGGTCTATCTGATCAAGGGCAATGAGCGCCTGGGCGCCGCCCTGGCGGCCCGCAACGGCCCGCTCTACGTGTTCTTCTACAACAAGTGGTTCTTCGACGAGCTGTACCAGGCGACCTTCGTGCGCGCGGCCAAGTTCCTCGGCGACCTGTTCTGGAAGGGCGGCGACCAGAAGCTGATCGACGGCCTCGGCCCCGACGGCGTCAGCGCCGTCAGCTACGAAGTCGGCCGCCGGACCGGCAAGCTGCAGTCCGGCTATCTTTACCACTACGCCTTCGTCATGCTGCTCGGCGTCGCCGGCCTGCTGACGTTCGCCCTTTACGCATTCCGTTGA
- the nuoK gene encoding NADH-quinone oxidoreductase subunit NuoK → MIGLSHYLVVAAILFTIGVFGIFVNRKNIIVILMSIELILLAVNINLVAFSVYLHDVTGQIFAMFVLTVAAAEAAVGLAILVTFFRNRGDIAVDDASVMKG, encoded by the coding sequence ATGATCGGCCTGTCTCACTATCTCGTCGTCGCCGCCATCCTGTTCACGATCGGCGTCTTCGGCATCTTCGTGAACCGCAAGAACATCATCGTCATCCTGATGTCGATCGAGCTGATCCTGCTGGCGGTGAACATCAACCTGGTGGCCTTCTCGGTCTATCTGCACGACGTGACGGGGCAGATCTTCGCCATGTTCGTGCTGACGGTCGCCGCGGCCGAAGCGGCCGTGGGCCTGGCGATCCTGGTGACGTTCTTCCGTAACCGCGGCGACATCGCCGTCGACGACGCCAGCGTGATGAAGGGCTGA
- a CDS encoding NADH-quinone oxidoreductase subunit J has product MALPAIAFYLLAVATVVAGLLVVSAKNPVHSVLFLITAFFSAAGLFVLMGAEFLAMLLIVVYVGAVAVLFLFVVMMLDVDFAELRQGFAQYLPIGGLVGGILTLEMIFVAATVATNGAAGKNAAPMASPAGVPNTEAIGRVLYTDYIFFFQLAGLVLLVAMIGAIVLTLRHKPGVKRQDIGKQIARTPKTGMEIVQIKPGEGISE; this is encoded by the coding sequence ATGGCCTTGCCGGCGATAGCTTTCTATTTGCTCGCGGTAGCGACCGTGGTGGCGGGTCTTCTCGTCGTCTCGGCCAAGAACCCCGTGCACTCGGTGCTCTTCCTGATCACCGCCTTCTTCTCGGCCGCCGGCCTCTTCGTCCTGATGGGCGCGGAGTTCCTGGCGATGCTGCTGATCGTCGTCTATGTGGGCGCGGTCGCGGTGCTGTTCCTGTTCGTCGTGATGATGCTCGACGTCGACTTCGCCGAGCTGCGGCAGGGTTTTGCCCAATACCTGCCGATCGGCGGGCTGGTCGGCGGGATCCTGACGCTGGAGATGATCTTCGTCGCCGCGACGGTGGCCACGAACGGCGCGGCCGGCAAGAACGCCGCCCCGATGGCCTCGCCCGCCGGCGTGCCGAACACCGAGGCGATCGGCCGGGTGCTCTACACCGACTACATCTTCTTCTTCCAACTGGCGGGCCTGGTGCTGCTGGTCGCCATGATCGGCGCCATCGTCCTGACCCTGCGCCATAAGCCGGGCGTCAAGCGCCAGGACATCGGCAAGCAGATCGCCCGCACGCCAAAGACCGGAATGGAAATCGTGCAGATCAAGCCGGGCGAGGGGATCAGCGAATGA